The Caldicellulosiruptor changbaiensis genome has a segment encoding these proteins:
- a CDS encoding type II toxin-antitoxin system HicA family toxin, with the protein MKPKELIKILKEDGWYEVRQRGSHKQFRHPVKKGLVTIPFHNEDLDIKTLNSILKQAGLK; encoded by the coding sequence TTGAAGCCAAAAGAATTGATAAAAATACTAAAAGAAGATGGCTGGTATGAGGTAAGGCAGAGAGGTTCACATAAGCAATTTAGACATCCTGTTAAAAAAGGATTAGTTACAATTCCATTTCATAATGAAGACCTTGACATAAAAACACTCAATAGCATTCTCAAACAGGCAGGATTAAAATAA
- a CDS encoding type II toxin-antitoxin system HicB family antitoxin, translated as MKDKYIFPAIFEPAEKEGYVVTFPDLPGCITEGKNLEEALYMAKEALELHIYGLEEDGEKIPEPTPPEKLDASKGAFVVPIIAYMPPVREEMANKSVNKTVTLPRWLSKAAEEAHINFSQVLQQALKEKLGIKERKNV; from the coding sequence ATGAAAGATAAGTATATTTTCCCAGCTATATTTGAACCAGCAGAAAAGGAAGGTTATGTTGTTACATTTCCAGACTTACCCGGTTGTATAACAGAAGGTAAAAATCTTGAAGAAGCTTTATACATGGCAAAAGAAGCTTTGGAGCTGCACATCTATGGTTTAGAAGAAGATGGAGAAAAAATTCCTGAACCTACTCCACCAGAAAAATTAGATGCTTCAAAAGGTGCTTTTGTAGTTCCAATCATTGCATATATGCCACCTGTTAGGGAAGAGATGGCTAACAAAAGCGTAAATAAAACGGTGACACTGCCAAGATGGTTAAGCAAGGCAGCTGAAGAAGCACATATTAATTTTTCGCAGGTCTTGCAGCAAGCTTTGAAAGAAAAACTTGGAATTAAAGAGCGAAAGAATGTATAG
- a CDS encoding sigma-70 family RNA polymerase sigma factor: MQQTALTQNADVQRQFLIADNLKLVYHVANKFMPCPKGYCSEVDDLVSEGYFGLVVTAKNYDPAKGSFSTYACKVIESKIRKSLPKYRLTLVSLDSPLTKDEEEEITVGDVIDSGFSVENEVIRRDIVARL, encoded by the coding sequence ATGCAGCAAACTGCTTTAACGCAAAATGCAGATGTCCAGAGGCAGTTTTTAATTGCCGACAATTTAAAGCTTGTGTATCATGTAGCAAACAAGTTTATGCCTTGTCCAAAAGGCTATTGCTCTGAAGTTGATGACCTTGTCAGTGAAGGCTACTTTGGTCTTGTTGTTACAGCAAAGAACTATGACCCTGCCAAAGGCAGTTTTTCTACCTATGCTTGCAAGGTGATTGAAAGCAAAATAAGGAAAAGCTTGCCAAAGTACAGGCTCACTTTGGTGTCACTGGATAGTCCACTAACCAAGGATGAGGAAGAGGAAATAACAGTTGGCGATGTGATTGACAGTGGCTTTTCTGTGGAAAACGAGGTAATAAGGCGGGATATTGTAGCAAGGTTGTAA
- a CDS encoding CHC2 zinc finger domain-containing protein, translated as MGKTYRQINIDEYINYERFYSKYLKNMKRTGTDKISAQCPFHDDQHPSFWFNINNGCWKCEAGCGSGNAVTFLARVEKISQKEAYKILLKEAGLFEEDKKKGKKMKYTLENYSKEEKLPIEFLTNVCNLKQEDYHKRFVSIYYKDEKGNTAAIRKRHHPQNKKRFS; from the coding sequence ATGGGAAAAACATACAGACAGATAAATATAGATGAGTATATAAACTATGAACGATTTTACAGTAAATATTTAAAAAACATGAAAAGGACTGGCACTGATAAAATAAGTGCTCAGTGTCCTTTTCATGATGACCAGCACCCATCGTTTTGGTTTAACATAAATAATGGGTGCTGGAAATGTGAGGCAGGATGTGGCAGCGGCAACGCAGTAACTTTCTTAGCAAGAGTCGAAAAAATTTCTCAGAAAGAAGCGTACAAGATTTTACTCAAAGAAGCAGGACTATTTGAAGAAGACAAGAAGAAGGGGAAAAAGATGAAATACACGCTGGAAAATTACTCAAAAGAAGAGAAACTGCCAATTGAATTTTTGACTAATGTTTGTAATCTTAAACAAGAAGATTATCATAAAAGATTTGTGAGTATATACTACAAGGATGAAAAAGGCAATACAGCAGCTATCAGGAAAAGACATCATCCCCAAAATAAAAAAAGATTCTCTTGA
- a CDS encoding helix-turn-helix domain-containing protein: MEIYNPQPQRDKIEKLTISIKEAAQMLGISYNVTLTLIHRRDFPKILAGQRRILIPKEAFIKWVNEQACWNK; this comes from the coding sequence ATGGAAATCTACAATCCTCAACCTCAAAGAGACAAAATAGAGAAATTGACAATTAGCATCAAGGAAGCTGCCCAAATGCTGGGGATATCATACAACGTAACGCTTACCTTAATCCACAGGAGAGACTTCCCAAAAATCTTAGCAGGGCAGCGAAGAATCCTCATACCAAAAGAAGCTTTCATTAAATGGGTCAATGAGCAGGCTTGCTGGAATAAATAA
- a CDS encoding helix-turn-helix domain-containing protein, translated as MKISYISVKGFKIRTLRIKQGYTIRDLAKLAGVHYSTIALIEKGI; from the coding sequence ATGAAAATTTCTTATATTTCTGTAAAAGGTTTTAAAATAAGAACACTTAGAATAAAACAAGGATACACAATAAGAGACTTAGCAAAATTGGCTGGCGTTCACTATTCCACTATAGCACTTATTGAAAAAGGTATTTAA
- a CDS encoding helix-turn-helix domain-containing protein, which produces MFGKRLKELREEKGLTQAELAKELGISVQNLSYYENGREPKYELLIKIADYFGVTVDYLIGRSEYRTVEEQFSKRTKFERFVVENLPYVISDEKIEKKVATFIEQVLEPLLVNTAIVYFFAHEPERNREFITDLIYHLLSHINLFFEKFRAFLEDRENRLIALDDLYPNDKVEKLFSDFIDDQITYEEFKKEDEKIKSKYDYFERVLNEMGEIYENIRDNFSVLFDFLEDMSTSYSEALYLALFKTEGNLVEKVKEYKKKEKGIDYSKEGESDGSQNT; this is translated from the coding sequence ATGTTTGGTAAAAGATTAAAAGAATTGCGTGAGGAAAAGGGATTAACCCAAGCTGAATTAGCAAAAGAATTAGGAATATCTGTCCAAAATCTTTCGTATTATGAAAATGGAAGAGAACCCAAATATGAATTACTTATAAAAATTGCAGACTATTTTGGTGTCACAGTTGATTATCTTATTGGTAGAAGTGAGTATAGGACAGTAGAAGAACAATTTTCCAAGAGAACAAAGTTTGAGAGATTTGTAGTTGAAAATCTACCTTATGTAATTTCGGATGAAAAAATTGAAAAAAAAGTTGCAACATTTATTGAACAGGTATTAGAACCTTTGTTAGTTAATACTGCCATAGTTTACTTCTTTGCTCATGAACCAGAAAGAAATAGAGAATTTATTACTGATTTAATTTATCATTTGTTAAGCCATATAAACTTATTCTTTGAAAAGTTTAGGGCATTTTTAGAAGATAGAGAGAATAGACTCATTGCTTTAGATGATTTGTATCCAAATGATAAAGTTGAGAAATTGTTTTCAGATTTTATTGATGATCAAATAACTTATGAGGAATTTAAGAAGGAAGATGAGAAAATAAAGAGCAAGTATGATTATTTTGAGAGAGTATTAAATGAAATGGGTGAAATTTACGAAAATATTAGAGATAATTTTTCTGTGCTTTTTGATTTTTTAGAGGATATGTCAACAAGTTATTCAGAAGCTCTTTATTTAGCATTGTTTAAGACAGAAGGGAATCTTGTAGAAAAGGTTAAAGAATATAAGAAAAAAGAGAAAGGTATTGATTATTCCAAGGAAGGTGAATCTGATGGAAGCCAGAATACCTAA
- a CDS encoding Uma2 family endonuclease, translating to MEARIPKIYTYADYLQLPEDARVELIEGVIYDMSPAPSRVHQKIVSELTITIGSYLRQNKKACEIYTAPFDVVLIEGGQDEKQAINVVQPDISIICDKRKLTDKGCVGVPEMIIEVVSESNFSHDYIRKLNLYTQFKVKEYWIVNPKNQTILVYRLIDNEDYLPPEAYTFSDKVKVGIFEDLIIDFAQIKEVL from the coding sequence ATGGAAGCCAGAATACCTAAAATATACACCTATGCAGACTATCTTCAGCTGCCAGAAGACGCAAGGGTGGAGTTGATTGAAGGTGTCATCTATGATATGAGCCCTGCACCCTCAAGAGTGCATCAAAAGATAGTTTCAGAGTTAACAATAACAATTGGTAGCTATCTCCGGCAAAATAAAAAAGCATGCGAAATCTACACAGCGCCATTTGATGTAGTCCTAATAGAGGGAGGACAGGACGAAAAACAAGCAATCAACGTTGTGCAGCCTGATATTTCAATTATTTGCGACAAGAGAAAACTTACTGATAAAGGCTGTGTTGGAGTTCCTGAAATGATAATTGAGGTTGTATCTGAGAGCAATTTTTCGCATGACTATATCCGAAAGCTCAATCTTTATACACAGTTTAAGGTTAAAGAATACTGGATTGTCAATCCTAAAAATCAAACAATCTTAGTGTACAGACTCATAGACAACGAAGATTACTTGCCACCAGAAGCTTACACCTTCAGTGACAAGGTCAAGGTTGGTATTTTTGAAGACCTTATAATAGACTTTGCCCAAATAAAAGAGGTGTTATAA
- a CDS encoding damage-control phosphatase ARMT1 family protein encodes MNALIDCIHCYLKQAVSCMEMANIPDERKKEVLYELMDFIKTLNPQDSPAYNSSLVLLKTYEIIQNNDPYYSAKKQSNALALELFESVRKKVFESKDPLYESLKAAVAGNVIDLGIKREFDIESELSHAFDFGFSIDDYPLLKKKLQNSKNIVIAGDNAGEIVFDKVLVEVLNQMGKNVYYIVKTKPILNDATLEDAKEVGMDKIATIVETGLGLLGIPKEFVSSQLKQLILNVDIVISKGQANFESLDEFEEIQDNIFYLLKIKCEYLAKKLNFKHGDLVLINGENLKKRK; translated from the coding sequence ATGAATGCTCTTATAGATTGTATTCACTGTTATTTAAAACAAGCTGTTTCATGCATGGAAATGGCTAATATACCTGACGAGAGAAAGAAAGAAGTTTTGTATGAGCTAATGGACTTTATAAAAACTTTAAATCCACAGGATTCACCAGCTTATAATTCTTCACTTGTTTTGCTTAAAACGTATGAAATAATACAAAATAACGATCCCTATTACTCTGCGAAAAAGCAATCAAATGCTTTGGCACTTGAACTTTTCGAAAGTGTAAGAAAAAAGGTTTTTGAATCAAAAGATCCACTTTATGAGTCTCTAAAGGCTGCTGTAGCGGGCAATGTAATTGATTTAGGCATAAAAAGAGAGTTTGACATCGAAAGTGAGCTTTCGCACGCTTTTGATTTCGGATTTTCGATAGATGACTATCCTCTCTTAAAAAAGAAGCTTCAAAACAGTAAAAACATTGTGATTGCAGGAGATAACGCAGGGGAGATTGTGTTTGACAAAGTTTTAGTGGAAGTATTAAATCAAATGGGCAAGAATGTATATTACATAGTAAAGACAAAACCTATACTAAATGATGCAACATTAGAAGATGCAAAAGAAGTTGGCATGGATAAAATTGCAACCATTGTGGAGACAGGTTTAGGCTTGTTAGGTATTCCTAAGGAATTTGTATCATCTCAGCTTAAACAGTTAATCTTAAATGTGGATATTGTAATTTCAAAAGGTCAGGCAAATTTTGAATCCTTAGATGAATTTGAGGAAATTCAAGACAATATATTTTACCTTCTTAAAATTAAATGTGAATACTTGGCAAAGAAACTTAATTTCAAACATGGAGATTTAGTGTTAATCAATGGAGAAAATTTGAAAAAAAGAAAGTGA
- a CDS encoding histone deacetylase family protein, protein MQRAQNKLGLILFPAFDWRITPTHPEREERLLYTIDQIEEEGFFDYENVFVFNPEIIDEKYINLTHFCVPNFDSIATISHKIAASSTITIAKKVMSKEVTKGFALIRPPGHHAHRITYGDRGFCIINNEAIMVEYLKREYRIKKIAIIDTDCHHGDGTQDIFWNDKDVLFISLHQDGRTLYPGSGFTNEIGGPAALGYTLNLPLPPYTSDEGFLYCLENLILPILEEFKPDIIINSAGQDNHYSDPLTNMNFSAQGYAKLTERLNPHISVLEGGYSVESALPYVNLGIIFALAGIDYSNIKEPDYDYEKLRQSPKISEYIKRLCENVYTIWKNKEQTAHEFKKKYQKYYTRKKSIYYDTMGFLEQQLENIKICNKCSGLITIESRCLNYRVFAITIPHDACDECCDEGYKLFATSDPVNFSHIILQDKKNFEFYKKENLK, encoded by the coding sequence ATGCAAAGAGCACAGAACAAGCTTGGGCTTATCCTCTTTCCTGCATTTGACTGGAGAATTACCCCTACACATCCTGAAAGAGAAGAGAGACTTCTTTACACCATTGACCAAATTGAAGAAGAAGGTTTTTTTGACTATGAGAATGTATTTGTATTTAATCCTGAAATAATTGACGAGAAGTATATAAATCTTACACACTTTTGTGTCCCTAACTTTGATTCAATTGCAACCATTTCACATAAAATTGCCGCAAGTAGCACTATTACCATAGCTAAAAAGGTCATGTCAAAAGAGGTAACAAAAGGTTTTGCTTTGATTCGACCACCTGGCCACCACGCTCACAGAATAACATATGGTGATAGAGGTTTTTGTATAATAAATAATGAAGCAATAATGGTTGAATACTTAAAGAGAGAATATAGAATAAAAAAGATAGCAATCATTGACACAGATTGTCATCATGGAGACGGAACACAGGATATATTCTGGAATGACAAAGATGTTCTTTTCATCTCCTTGCATCAAGATGGAAGAACACTTTACCCAGGAAGCGGATTTACAAATGAAATAGGAGGGCCAGCTGCACTTGGATATACACTCAACTTACCTCTGCCACCATATACTTCTGATGAAGGATTTTTATATTGCTTAGAAAATTTGATCCTCCCTATCTTAGAAGAATTCAAACCTGACATTATCATAAATTCAGCTGGACAGGATAATCATTATTCAGACCCCTTGACAAATATGAACTTTTCAGCGCAAGGATATGCTAAACTCACCGAAAGATTAAACCCTCATATTTCAGTGTTAGAAGGTGGGTACTCTGTTGAAAGTGCTCTTCCATATGTCAATCTTGGTATAATATTTGCCCTTGCTGGTATTGATTATTCTAATATAAAAGAGCCTGACTATGATTATGAAAAGTTAAGACAATCTCCAAAAATAAGTGAATATATTAAAAGATTGTGCGAAAACGTGTACACTATATGGAAAAACAAAGAACAGACTGCACATGAGTTCAAGAAAAAATACCAGAAATATTATACACGAAAAAAATCAATATACTACGATACCATGGGATTTTTAGAGCAGCAGCTTGAGAACATTAAAATTTGTAACAAATGCTCAGGGTTAATAACTATTGAGTCGCGTTGTTTGAATTATAGGGTTTTTGCAATCACAATACCACATGATGCATGTGATGAGTGCTGTGATGAAGGTTATAAACTTTTTGCAACTTCTGATCCTGTCAACTTTTCCCATATAATCTTGCAGGATAAAAAGAATTTTGAATTTTACAAAAAAGAAAACTTAAAATAG
- a CDS encoding hydantoinase/oxoprolinase family protein, with amino-acid sequence MIIGLDVGGTNIDIVAIENNKVVDHRKFEHGEDLLFSILTSLEEFITKDYISNLSRIVLSTTITTNAIVQNKLDKVGMIIENGIGANPDFLMCADVNILLDGYINNRGIEVKSFDREKVEKAILIFKKADINNIGIACKFSVRNPKHELDVYDIVKRHGFEFVSLGHRISGKLNFPRRVFSTYLNSAVYSNFKALCNAILEFLKKKNIPSHLVFIQKPDGGIVHLENLKEFPIFSILSGPAASAQGGYILSKPLSDAVIIDIGGTTTDISFVCNGQFVLEQYGARIANYPTLVRAIYSRSVGIGGDSIVKVEDSISVGPETVKSCNINRKNIVTFTDVLQYLNSSSDDEAQSRLKNLSNKANMPLELFCNKVVKVALNTICKKIEEGIDYINSTPIYTIQKLLHGEKFIPKKIVVIGGAADLISKHLEKELKIKVEVPRYYMVANAIGCALGSVSREYNLVADTEQGKVYIPELDKYESVNIDFSLAQAKDFLINKIIEAGDALSADDIEIVEENSFNMIRNFRYCGKIIKIKAQLKPKLQELK; translated from the coding sequence ATGATAATTGGGCTTGATGTAGGCGGAACAAACATTGATATTGTCGCAATTGAAAACAATAAAGTTGTAGATCACAGAAAATTTGAACATGGTGAAGACCTCCTTTTTTCTATATTGACAAGCTTAGAAGAATTTATAACAAAAGATTATATCTCCAATCTTAGTCGTATTGTGCTTAGCACTACAATTACCACAAATGCAATCGTCCAGAACAAGCTTGACAAGGTTGGAATGATAATTGAAAATGGCATCGGAGCAAATCCAGATTTTCTTATGTGTGCAGATGTTAATATTTTACTTGACGGGTATATAAACAACAGAGGGATTGAAGTTAAGAGTTTCGATAGAGAGAAAGTAGAAAAAGCAATTTTGATCTTCAAAAAAGCTGATATTAACAACATAGGAATTGCGTGCAAATTCTCTGTTAGAAATCCAAAGCACGAGCTCGATGTTTATGACATTGTAAAAAGGCATGGTTTTGAGTTTGTTTCTTTAGGGCATAGGATTTCTGGTAAATTGAACTTCCCACGCAGAGTATTTTCTACATATTTAAATTCAGCTGTCTATAGTAATTTTAAAGCATTGTGCAATGCCATTTTAGAATTTTTAAAGAAAAAAAATATACCTTCACACTTGGTATTTATACAAAAACCAGATGGAGGAATTGTCCATTTGGAAAATTTAAAGGAATTCCCCATTTTTTCAATCTTATCAGGTCCTGCGGCTTCAGCACAAGGCGGTTACATACTCTCAAAACCTCTCTCAGATGCAGTTATAATCGACATTGGTGGAACAACTACTGATATTTCATTTGTCTGCAATGGCCAGTTTGTTTTAGAACAGTATGGGGCAAGAATAGCAAATTACCCAACCTTAGTCCGTGCTATTTATTCAAGGTCTGTAGGAATAGGTGGTGATAGCATAGTAAAAGTTGAAGATTCCATCTCAGTTGGTCCTGAAACAGTAAAATCTTGTAATATCAATAGAAAAAATATTGTTACCTTTACTGACGTGTTACAGTATCTAAATTCTTCTTCGGATGATGAAGCACAAAGTCGACTTAAAAATTTGTCAAATAAAGCAAATATGCCACTTGAGCTCTTTTGCAATAAAGTAGTAAAGGTAGCTTTAAATACAATTTGTAAAAAAATAGAAGAAGGGATTGATTACATCAATAGCACCCCCATTTATACAATTCAAAAACTTTTACATGGTGAGAAATTCATCCCCAAAAAAATAGTAGTAATTGGTGGAGCAGCTGATTTGATAAGTAAACATTTAGAAAAAGAGTTAAAAATTAAAGTAGAAGTTCCTAGATATTATATGGTGGCAAACGCAATAGGGTGTGCGCTTGGCTCAGTCTCAAGAGAATATAATTTGGTTGCAGATACAGAACAAGGAAAAGTTTATATACCTGAGCTTGACAAGTATGAAAGTGTTAATATAGATTTTTCTCTTGCTCAAGCAAAGGATTTTTTGATAAACAAGATTATAGAAGCAGGTGATGCTCTTTCAGCGGATGATATAGAAATTGTCGAGGAGAATTCGTTTAATATGATTAGAAATTTTAGATATTGTGGAAAGATAATCAAGATAAAGGCACAGCTAAAACCTAAACTTCAAGAATTAAAATAA
- a CDS encoding YicC/YloC family endoribonuclease has translation MIKSMTGYGGSKQVTQQREYSVDIKSVNHRYLEINLRVPKEFIKFEGDIKNLISRYIQRGKVDVYVSFKSFSEKDYKITPNLGLLKQYLEAINIVRENFLEVQDDFSLSTFIKLPDALVIENQEFDSDVIKNELLSCIEVALKNLDSMRKTEGENLKRDILQRIERINEIVQKIERYSASLVESYREKLYKRINEYFELKNIDENRLMLEITLFADKSDITEELVRLKSHIVQFVECLNAGGVVGKKLDFIIQEMNREANTIGAKSTIYEISNCVVSLKDELEKIREQVQNIE, from the coding sequence ATGATTAAAAGTATGACAGGCTATGGTGGCTCTAAACAGGTCACACAGCAACGAGAATACTCAGTTGATATAAAAAGTGTAAATCATAGATATTTGGAGATAAACCTGCGGGTACCAAAGGAATTTATTAAATTTGAAGGTGATATAAAAAATCTCATATCAAGATATATTCAACGTGGAAAAGTTGATGTTTATGTGAGTTTTAAGAGTTTTAGTGAAAAAGATTATAAAATAACACCAAATTTGGGATTGTTAAAGCAGTACTTAGAAGCAATAAACATTGTAAGAGAGAACTTCCTTGAGGTCCAAGACGATTTTAGCTTGTCAACCTTCATAAAACTTCCAGATGCACTTGTGATTGAAAATCAAGAATTTGATAGTGACGTAATAAAAAATGAGCTTTTGAGTTGTATTGAAGTTGCGTTAAAGAACCTTGATAGTATGAGAAAAACTGAAGGTGAAAATTTAAAAAGAGACATATTACAAAGAATTGAAAGGATAAATGAGATAGTACAAAAGATAGAGAGATATTCTGCGTCTCTTGTAGAGAGCTATCGTGAAAAACTCTATAAAAGAATAAATGAGTACTTTGAGCTAAAGAATATTGATGAAAACAGGCTGATGTTAGAAATAACACTTTTTGCAGACAAGAGTGATATTACAGAAGAGTTGGTGAGGCTAAAAAGCCATATAGTGCAGTTTGTAGAATGTTTAAATGCAGGTGGAGTTGTTGGTAAAAAGCTTGACTTTATTATTCAAGAAATGAATAGAGAAGCAAATACAATTGGTGCAAAGTCTACAATATATGAAATTTCAAACTGTGTTGTGAGTTTAAAAGATGAGCTTGAAAAAATCCGTGAGCAAGTTCAAAATATTGAGTAG
- the remA gene encoding extracellular matrix/biofilm regulator RemA, with protein sequence MKLINIGFGNIVSANRLIAIVSPDSAPIKRIIQEARERGMLIDATYGRRTRAVIITDSDHVILSAVQPETVAHRVIEPEEDFEEDIDVEDEVDKR encoded by the coding sequence ATAAAACTTATCAACATTGGATTTGGGAACATAGTTTCGGCAAACAGACTGATTGCAATTGTTAGTCCTGACTCTGCTCCAATAAAGAGAATAATCCAAGAGGCAAGAGAAAGAGGAATGCTAATTGATGCAACATATGGAAGAAGAACACGGGCAGTGATTATAACAGATTCTGACCATGTAATACTATCCGCTGTTCAGCCAGAGACTGTTGCGCACAGGGTAATTGAACCGGAAGAAGATTTTGAAGAAGATATTGATGTTGAGGATGAGGTTGACAAGAGATGA
- the gmk gene encoding guanylate kinase, whose product MKEGLLIVISGPAGVGKGTVVGKLLERNPNIKLSISKTTRKPRPGEREGVNYFFVSRQQFEDDIKNDNFLEYAEYNNNYYGTPKDFVLETLKNGFDVILEIETQGALQVKSTFEDAVLIFILPPSMKELYNRLKKRATETEEEIEARLNIARGEIRLLPKYDYCVINDNVDKAVEAIEKIIEVEKLRTRRFDVQSFLKE is encoded by the coding sequence ATGAAAGAAGGACTTTTAATTGTTATTTCAGGTCCAGCGGGTGTTGGGAAGGGCACAGTTGTGGGCAAACTATTAGAGAGGAATCCTAATATTAAACTTTCAATTTCAAAGACAACAAGAAAGCCAAGACCTGGTGAAAGAGAAGGTGTTAACTATTTTTTTGTTTCTCGGCAGCAGTTTGAGGATGATATAAAAAACGACAATTTTTTAGAATATGCTGAGTATAACAACAATTATTATGGTACACCTAAGGATTTTGTTTTGGAAACATTGAAAAATGGCTTTGATGTAATATTAGAGATTGAAACCCAAGGTGCTTTGCAAGTCAAGTCTACATTTGAAGATGCAGTGCTCATATTCATATTACCCCCCTCTATGAAAGAGCTGTATAATAGGCTTAAAAAAAGGGCAACAGAAACTGAAGAGGAAATTGAAGCAAGGCTTAATATTGCAAGAGGCGAAATTAGACTTTTGCCCAAGTATGACTATTGTGTTATTAATGACAATGTTGACAAAGCTGTTGAGGCAATTGAAAAAATTATTGAAGTGGAAAAGCTTAGGACAAGAAGATTTGATGTACAAAGCTTTTTAAAGGAGTGA
- the rpoZ gene encoding DNA-directed RNA polymerase subunit omega has protein sequence MLLRPGLDELLQYVDNKYTLSVLVAKRARQLLEQIQKKVDINLESDKYVTMAVNEIASGKISYKYIKPVKKNESKK, from the coding sequence ATGTTACTTCGACCAGGGCTTGATGAACTTTTGCAATATGTTGACAATAAATATACACTGTCTGTGCTTGTTGCAAAGCGTGCAAGACAACTTTTAGAACAAATACAAAAAAAGGTGGATATAAACTTAGAATCAGACAAATACGTCACAATGGCAGTAAATGAGATTGCCTCTGGTAAGATTTCTTATAAGTATATAAAGCCGGTGAAAAAAAATGAGTCTAAAAAATAA